AATAAGCATCATTAAGAAAATTGTAGTTTTTTTCATAATAGATTCAGGTTTAAGGTTAAAAAAGAACATTCATTTTAAAAAAAATTTATGTTGAAAATGCTTAAATTGCTGTTTTACATAAAGGTACCACTTATTTTTGTTTTTGAAGGTGCTTAACCGCCAGTTTTGGCGTCCGGTCTATTTTAAACAGGCCCCAATGTTTTTCGGGTTCCAAAGGTTCAGGTGAGCCTTTCCAGAATTCATCAAAAGCTTCAAAAAAGAAAGTTAGGATATTTTCTTTTTCTGCCCATTCCATCAAGTTCTGAAAATATATTTTCTGGTACTCTTCATTTACATTTTCAGGATTTATCCCTCTTCCGTTTGAATTAGTGGCCCAGCCTGCTTCAGTTATGATCACCGGCTTATTGGGGTATTTCTTTGCAACAGAATAAAAATTTTCCTTGGTGTAATCAAGTGATTCATTGATATGCTTGTATTCCCAAACAGGATAGGTATGTATGGAAATAAAGTCCACCTCTTCTGCCAGTTTATCCAGTTTTACCAACCAGGGCACATAGTTCTCACAAAAAGTAACAGGTTGTTTGGTTTGGCTTTTCACTTGTTTTACATAATCCAGCACTTTGTTTTGCGGCACATAATGGTCGGTCCACTCTACGCAAGCCTCATTTCCAACTGAAAGAGAAAAAACAATATCAGGGTATTGATTGGCAAATTCAATCAACCTGTTAATACTGTTTTGGTTGTGAACCCGGTTTATTTCCAGGCGTTCCTCGGAGTAAACCCCACCATTCCAGGGACAATTGAAGTTATTCATTTCGGCGGTGATATAAGCACTCAGCATCAGTTGAAAATCAAACTTTTCCTTGCTGATGACTTCCAGAATAGTATCTGCGTGCTGATCGCAATCAAACAGCCGAAGATATTTCCAATGCCCCTGAAGGATTAGTAAATCCTCCTTTATCTCGTCATACGATGGATAAACTCCTCCAGGATTTTGGCCTTTACGGAAACCGGAATAGCAAATGGCCCTTCCGGGTTTTATTCCAAGTTTTTTAAACAAGTTCATCGACAAATTTCAGTTTTCCCAAATGATCCCAGATTCCCCAGTATGCGCCTACTTCACCTTCGGCTCCCACTTTCCATGATTCATCAAACGAAGAGAAGTAAAACACTTCAATATCATCGTCATTAGACCATAGCTGGGTGTTGATGAAATATTTTACGGCATGTTCCACCGATGGAATAGCACCACCCAGGTTTCCGCCTTTGCTGGGCCATCCCGTTTCGGTAATAATGGTTCTCTTACCCTTACCGGCGCTTTTGGCTTGCTGAAACATTTGTTGCATGTGTTGCAGCGAATACCTGAAATCAGTGCCTTCCCAAAAAGGGTAGCAGTTGCAAAGGATCACATCGCAGGCCTCCGTTATTTCGGGCCTGACCACAAATTCATAGTAGGCATCAACGTATCCCACTGGAATTTCAGGAATTTCTTTTTTTACCTTCCGGATAAATTCGAGGAGCTCATCTTCGGATAAATCATTGCGGTAAAGTACTTCATTTCCTACGGCGGCAATGTCAACATAACCCTCTTTGGCCAGCCGGATCAGGCCTTCGATTTCTTCCTGGTTTTTTTCCGGATCATCGCCCAGCCATGCACCCACAAGGGTTTTCAGCCCATATTCTTTGGCAATCTGGGGGATTAATTCATTGCCTTCAATGCACGAAAAGGAACGAATCCAGCTGGTGTGCTTTTTAAGGATCTGCATCCTTTTTCTTATTTGCGCTTCCGGAATAATATCTCCAGGCCCTTGTCCTTCCTCGTAAAGGCTGAAACAAAAACCGTGGACCCCACCATGAAGGATTTCCAGGAACAAATTTTTTAGATACTCAGGCGACTTGTCGTCGAGAAAGTTTTCGGCGGGGATGCTTTTTGATCCCCTGAATTTTAGATACTTTTCCGCTCTGAATGACATATTTCAAGTTATTTAAATTCAAAAAATCCAATTATTAAAAACGCGCTCTTATTTTATAGCTCCCCTCTGCGTCGTACCAGCTCATCTTTTATTTCACGGGCTTTTTCTTCTGTCAGGTCATAATTCCACATGACCAGGATAGCCAGGCCGGCCGTCAAGGCAGGTATGATGATATCTGCAAGTCTCAGGCGGGTGATTGTTTCGGTGGTTTGAAGTGCAGCATTCTGATCAAAGCCAACCAGTTTAAGCACAAGTCCGCCCAATACGAGCGCCAAGCCCTGCCCGAGTTTCACCATCCACCAGTAAATGGCCCCGAAGGTGCCTTCTTTACGGGGCATGCCATTGTTCAGTTCATCCAGGTCGCATACATCGGCTGTCATGCTCATCATCAGGGTAAACAAGCCACCAATACCAAATACCATTAATGGCAGCGGCATGAACATTAGCCATGGAATTTCCGGATTGAAGCCGTACCATTTCAATGCGTATCCTACCATTGAGATGGCCGTGGAGGCAATAAAGGCATTTCTTTTGCCCCATTTGTTGGCCATCTTGGTAATAATCGGAATAACCAGAAATGCGGTAGCCAGCGCACTAACGGTAGAGAACCATGCGGGCCAGGTGCCGGCAAGGCCATAATCACCTTTGAACATGTAGAAAACAATGATGAAGTAACTAAAGGATGCAACCATTTGGAAGCCATTGAAAACCAGAAAGGTGGCAGCGCAAAGTCTCACGAATGTAATGTTCTTGAAAATAAGCACCATATTATGTATGAGGCTCTTAAAGTTTTTGGCAATATTCTTTATGGTGAGGTCGTCTCTGTTGCTTAGGTTTGCCTGGTCAATTTCTTTACAAAACAAAGCCGGCATCAGACCCAAAATCATGCATATCCCTCCAACTATAATGGAAAGCCGACGAACACCAATGGCTTGCGAATCAAATAAGTTTGGATTAGCAATAAGCACCCAGAACCAGGGAACGATCATCCAGGCAATTTGCCCGATGGTTTGCGAGAAACCCATCAGCCGGGTTCGCTCGTTGTAATCGAATGTCATTTCGTATCCCAGCCCTATTAGGGGGGTCGAGAACATGGTATTTCCAATCAGGTAAACCATAGAAAGGATGAGAAAATACCAGAAATTGTACATCTGCGAATTATCCGGGTTGAGTTGCCATAACACGGCAAAAAGCACTCCGCTCAGAATGGCCCCAAAAAAAATGTAAGGTTTTCGGCGCCCAAACCTCGATTTGGTGTTGTCCGAGATATAGCCCATGATAGGGTCAGTAATGGCATCGAAAAATCTCGGTAAGCCACCTAGAAGGCCTGCAAGAAATGGATCCATGCCAAAGGCCGTAAGTAGAAAGAACATGAAAATACCTAATGATCCAGGCAAAAGGTTATTGACCAGGTGGCCTGCTCCAAAAGCTGCTTTTTGCCCTAAAGGGACCCTGTCTTTTAATGGGGTAACGTGGGTTGACATGGTGGTGATTTTAGTTTATGGTTATATTGCGGCAATGATTTTTTCCTGACCTGTGATTAAAACTGTCTGAATAGCCTTTCCGTTTATGGAGAATTCAAAGGCATTTCCACCTAAAGAAAGGCGGATTCCACTGGCTTCTTCAGTAGGATTGAAAATGACTACGGCAATACTGCCATCAAGGTTCTGAGCTGCTGTAATCTGCAGGTTCTCATCAGGACTTGTAAAGCCAATTCTAATGGCGCCGGGCCTTATAAACCTGCTGAAATGAGCCAGGGTATAATATAAGGGGGTGAAGTACACTTCGTCCATATCAGGGTCAACAATAACAGGGGCAATACACCAGTTTTTCGCCCAATTGGGGCCGCCCTGCCTGTCGAGCACCATGTTCCAGTCAACCCATCCATCTACCCAGTTGTTAAGGCAGCCAATAATATCACGGGCATACCTGAACACAGGAACATATTTTGGATGCAAGTACTTATGTTCTTCTGGAGCCCAGTCATAACCCCAGTCTGTGGCTTCCTTCGACCAGTACCATTGATCATTTTCCCATTCGGGTACTTCCGCATCTATGCATGCTTCCGTATTAATCAGATGCTTGCCAGGTGCTTTATGATAAGTATACTGCAAGGCATCAGGAAAAAAATCAAAAGTGCTGGCATACCAGTGTACAGCAGTACCGTCGAAGAATTTTTTTGCTTCTTCATCATCAAACATGGCATCTGCCCATTTTTTTAACTCTTCGTCGCGGTTCTGGTCAAAACCCAGAATTTTAACCTGGTGTCCGTCATCCCTCAATCTTGGACCCAGGTGATTCTTAACGAATTCGTTTTGTTCCTCCGGCGTAAAATGCATGCTTTCCCAGTTGCTGTCGTTGCCAAGGGGTTCATTTTCTACTGTTAATGCCCAAATGTCAATTCCTTGTTCACCATAAGCCTCAATGTATTTTGAAAAGAACAAAGCCCAGGTATCATAATATTCAGGCAAGAGCTTTCCGCCGCGCCAGTCGTTGTTGTCCTTCATCCATGGGGGAGCAGTCCAGGGCGAGGAAATGATTTTGAACCCATCTTTTGAAATGGCCATGGCATTTTTTATCATGGGAATGATGTCGTCCATGTCCTCGTCAACTGAAAAATGCTCCAACTCCTTATCGCCTTCCACTGGGGCATAAGAATAGTTGCCCAGTGAAAAGTCGCTGGAGTTTATATGGGTGCGGGTCAAAGAATACCTTGCGCCTGTCTCACCGAAATAGGCTTCCAGGATTTTATCCCTGTTCTCTTGGCTCAACTGATTGAGCAGGTAAGCAGAAGCTTCGGTAAAGGAGCCGCCAAACCCAGTAATAGTCTGAAACTTTTCTTCCGGTAAAATGGAAATCTCCAAAGTTTTCTCAACGGAAGGGAATTTTGTTAATTTGGTAAGTTGGTGGCCACTTTCCGATGTTTCAAAAACCTCAAAATTTAATGGTTCCGGTTTCATACAACTATTCATCAAAAGAAGAATAATGGAAATTGTGAATAAGAATTTGGTCAATGCTTTCATACGGTTTTTATTTTCGTGCCTGAATTTCATTGTCGGTGGGCGGAACTTTTACATCGCTCATC
The sequence above is a segment of the Bacteroides sp. genome. Coding sequences within it:
- a CDS encoding glycosyl hydrolase family 17 protein, translating into MSFRAEKYLKFRGSKSIPAENFLDDKSPEYLKNLFLEILHGGVHGFCFSLYEEGQGPGDIIPEAQIRKRMQILKKHTSWIRSFSCIEGNELIPQIAKEYGLKTLVGAWLGDDPEKNQEEIEGLIRLAKEGYVDIAAVGNEVLYRNDLSEDELLEFIRKVKKEIPEIPVGYVDAYYEFVVRPEITEACDVILCNCYPFWEGTDFRYSLQHMQQMFQQAKSAGKGKRTIITETGWPSKGGNLGGAIPSVEHAVKYFINTQLWSNDDDIEVFYFSSFDESWKVGAEGEVGAYWGIWDHLGKLKFVDELV
- a CDS encoding MFS transporter, which encodes MSTHVTPLKDRVPLGQKAAFGAGHLVNNLLPGSLGIFMFFLLTAFGMDPFLAGLLGGLPRFFDAITDPIMGYISDNTKSRFGRRKPYIFFGAILSGVLFAVLWQLNPDNSQMYNFWYFLILSMVYLIGNTMFSTPLIGLGYEMTFDYNERTRLMGFSQTIGQIAWMIVPWFWVLIANPNLFDSQAIGVRRLSIIVGGICMILGLMPALFCKEIDQANLSNRDDLTIKNIAKNFKSLIHNMVLIFKNITFVRLCAATFLVFNGFQMVASFSYFIIVFYMFKGDYGLAGTWPAWFSTVSALATAFLVIPIITKMANKWGKRNAFIASTAISMVGYALKWYGFNPEIPWLMFMPLPLMVFGIGGLFTLMMSMTADVCDLDELNNGMPRKEGTFGAIYWWMVKLGQGLALVLGGLVLKLVGFDQNAALQTTETITRLRLADIIIPALTAGLAILVMWNYDLTEEKAREIKDELVRRRGEL
- a CDS encoding glycoside hydrolase family 30 protein — encoded protein: MEISILPEEKFQTITGFGGSFTEASAYLLNQLSQENRDKILEAYFGETGARYSLTRTHINSSDFSLGNYSYAPVEGDKELEHFSVDEDMDDIIPMIKNAMAISKDGFKIISSPWTAPPWMKDNNDWRGGKLLPEYYDTWALFFSKYIEAYGEQGIDIWALTVENEPLGNDSNWESMHFTPEEQNEFVKNHLGPRLRDDGHQVKILGFDQNRDEELKKWADAMFDDEEAKKFFDGTAVHWYASTFDFFPDALQYTYHKAPGKHLINTEACIDAEVPEWENDQWYWSKEATDWGYDWAPEEHKYLHPKYVPVFRYARDIIGCLNNWVDGWVDWNMVLDRQGGPNWAKNWCIAPVIVDPDMDEVYFTPLYYTLAHFSRFIRPGAIRIGFTSPDENLQITAAQNLDGSIAVVIFNPTEEASGIRLSLGGNAFEFSINGKAIQTVLITGQEKIIAAI